Part of the Phragmites australis chromosome 23, lpPhrAust1.1, whole genome shotgun sequence genome is shown below.
TTTTTCTGTTCACGGGCGAAAAGATCAAAATTCGctaaattttgatcatttttcgTTCTCTGCTCTGTGGGTTCCATATGTCAGTAAAAAAATTTCAGAGTTAGATATTTTATTTCCCTCTGAAATTTCCAAAATTCGTAAAAATCCAATGACATTTTAATCCTTGCCCCCACCCCCGCGCGTCGATGCGGTGGAGAAGGACACTCACCAACCACTGCCACCTCCGCGAGCCTGGCTAGAGCAAGTCCGCGAAGGTCTCTGGCAAGGTTGCGATAGTCTACGGGTGGTGATGTCAGCAAATCTGCCAGTGAACAGATAGAGGTGGCAGTGGATTTGCAGGCAGCTCCAACATCCGCGCAACAAGTGGTCTTACAAGTGGCTTTGCACACCATGGACTTCCTCACCCATGGCGGCTTTGGCGAGGTGGCCATGCGCTCTCAACGAAGAGGAACATGCCGTCGGACAGGCTCACATggtggagagagaagagaaaagagaaaatgaCACGTGGGTCCTAACTCCGAAGAATCTAGTGGATtctgacatgtggggcccactgtGAGTCACGTGTGTAAAACCACTTTAGAATGTTGCAGGAGGGCGAAGTACACGGTTCCAAGAGTTGAGGAGTGTATGATTTATGGTATTCGAGTTAGGGGGAAATCAAACTCTAAGTTTGAATCTAAACTGGGCTCATTGTGATTCTTTTGGGCCTCTTATGGGCACATAACGAGATAATAGTGGGCCTCTACTGGGCCGTAAATGTGGGCCATAAAGTGAGCTATTTAAAATCAATTGGTCCATAACTGGGCTGAGACAATCTGTTACTCAAGATTAGTGTAGGCTTTGTTAGGCCGGTTTGTAATTAGTTGGGCCTTAACGCCCAGGGGAAGAACCAATTAAGACCAGGAAGACGAACTCAAGCAGAGGTTAAGCTAAGCATCCTGAATTATTAGGCCAAACACGCATCGTATCACTACTGCGCACACGAAGATGCATCGCGAAATCTAGAGGCTGGAACATGTTtgcattatctaaaaaatcaaacaaGTGAGATATATTCCAAGTTAGGATCGGATTGTTCACCATCACATATTCCTTAATCAAAAACCGTCGTAGATGCTCCAGTAATTATATCGGTGCAAACACAAGGTAGGCACTACTCCAGCATCATTCTTTCCCCCAAAGGAGTGCTTCAAGTTTGTTATATGTGCAACATTGACCGACTTGTGAATCAAAATGTTCGTGCAACATTGTGGCTTGCCCTTCAAAAGGAGCATTCATTCTCCGTGCACTACAAGCTAATGCTATATGACAGTGTTTTCACCTTGCATTTTCTCCTTTTACTAAAGATTTCAAATCTTTTAACCGATCCTCCTATTTTTCGCTGCGAAAGAAAAAGAGATTACCATACCATACCTAACTCTTCCATTGGATAATGTCCTGAAATCTTCACGCTATCTTTGATCAGTaagtggaaaaaaaaaacatcgaaatGAATGtgttgggaaaaaaaaaatccttacgCCCACACACGAGCGCTTCATGTGTACTCCACAGCACTGCGCATAAGGTGTATAGTAACGGAGATAACTATTATATTTTTGCGACATCGAACAACCGATTTACGAACAAACCAGTAAAAGATAACTAATCCAATAATCAGCACCTAGGAAAAGGCATGACCATGTCATATTTAAAGGACATCAGGTCTTAGCCGTATAAGATCACGACGTCTAATACAAACTGAATaaaacttacagatatgatCCTGCTATGCTTTCTGGTcctaaattttttataactaatatatatttcctattcaATCACATAAAttctcatatatctacccgagtGTCCTTTATTATAGTTCGACCTTCTTTGATTCAACTATATTCTTGATCCGAACATATGCTTGTTTCGTCTGGTGACTggtcgggggtactgttcactggTCGAAGTACTATTCATAGTATGAGGTATTGTTCATGGTCGCAGGTACTGATCACTGGTTGGAGATATTGACTACTGGTCAGAGGTACTATTCATTGGTTGCAAGTACTGATCTCATTCCACTACAATGACCACTATAAAAACTAAATCTtatcatcaacacatgcccctcctgttttttttttaagtttgcTTACCAAAAAATAATTGCACAATAAAACGAGCATGAACAATATATTATCTCTCCTCTTGCCTCTGTGAAGGCGATGATTAACAACGCGTCAGTTGTGTTTTAGTTCACATATCTATCAAGTATCTAGGGATAGTTTCCATGATGAGGGTATTGGTAGAGCAGGTAATGAATATAGATGATGTGGCTGCCAAGGGTTTTGATGATCATGTGCAAACCTATGATTTTGTGGCCATTTCCTGGATCCCTTCACCTTCTACTTTGCCTCATGTGTAGTTCTAGCAATAGATGCTTGAACACTATCCTTAGTTTGAACTTATGTGCTACCTCTAGGGACTCACACCTTCTTCTTGCTTTGAACCTAGACTGGAACACACTCATTCGGCTGCAGCATTTACTGTTGAGCTGATGAACCTTTTCTTTTAGCTAAGCGTGGCATCAATAATTTCTCTTCTACGTATTGTCTTTCCTTGTTGCATACTAATGCTGAAGCGTGAACCAGATGTGTGTTTGTCTTGATCACCTGAAGCATGTGCATGTTTATTAGTCACCGGCATAGCTCCTTCAAGTGAATTCACATTTATCAGCTCCTTGGGTACAATGGTTAGCTTCTCATCTCTTGAAGgcaaatctaattttttatcctTGTTACCATCTCTTTTAACACAATAAACTTATTTGATCAATTTTCTCTTCCTTTGATCTCTGGGCTGATTCCCTTGATCAAAACGGTCATTCTTATCATCTGATTGTTTTTTAAATACTAGCTTTTTTGGAGTTGCATACGTTGGGTAAGATGATCCAAAATGTGTTGAAGGAGGCATCCACGGATCATACCAGCCCCAAAATGATTAAGGGAAAAAAATCAACATAAGTAGGCCCCCACGATATTGGCATTGGCGGCCCGAGAAGAGGATATGGCGCTGCTGCATAAAAGTCTTCCCCTCGTTGACCACGATCTTCAAGCTCACATTTTGGAGGTAACCTTGATCGCTTAATATTATTTGACCGATTATCAACTTTTTGACTAGCCTTGCCACCTATATATTTAACCAAAAGCTCTTTGAATGTCACCTTCTGCTATGCATTTGATGTAGTTGTAGCAACTGATGCTTGAACAACTAActtagctttctcacttcattTAGGAACCTAAACTATTGTGCATGTCTTCTTCTTATTACGCGACAccttgctagtttttttttacttttctcaTTAACAAACTCACTAGTTGTCACTACTTTCTTCCCCTTAGTTGTATCGGCTTGCTCTGCCCAAATCAACATTCTTTTATCCTCAAAATTGATCATATTCAAAGGACACGACTTTTTGTCTATCTCATGCCCCTTGTCCTTGGACAGGCTGCAAATTTCAATCGACCTTCATTAATAGCCAATTGTATTTGCCGATGAAACACATTTCAACCATTTGTACCATGAGTAAACAAATTATGTCATTGCAATATGAGCACCCTTTCAACTTTTCATGAGATGGCATAACATGATGATCAAGTAATCTAATATGTTTCTCttgcaataaaatatcaaaaatctAACCACTCTTGGTAAAATCAAATGTATACCTTTTCCTTCTTAGTTGATTCTTTTGTGGAGATGGCTTCAAAGCTAAACAAACAAACGGTTCAGATTTGATATCTACCCATTCGGTTTTGAAAAGGGTGGCGGTGGCGATCCAAATTCAGTTCTGGCGATTCAAACAAGCTTGGGCTTCTATCTTTTGGGCAAAAGCTCATGTATAACTCTGggattcttcctccttttgttgACTAGCTTATCTCTAGCTCCATCCTGTGGATTCGGTTGGGATTTCGTATGGCCGACGGACTCCCTCACGAGTTCATCTCGGACTTGGCTCGGGCCTTGGCCTAATTGGCCCAGGCTCTAGCTTCTAGAAGCTATAGCGAATTCGTCGGTTAGCTGGGCAGTCGAACTCCGGCTCAGACACGACGGCGTCCTCACGGTGATGGCCGGCTGCTGCTGTGCCGAGCAtagaagagaggggagggaagatGACGATGGGCTCAGCTAGGCTGATTTGGTCATGCTGGGCTTGGTTGGATCGAGCCAAAACAGAGAGTAGAGAAGGAAAgatagaaagagagagatgggcTTCGGCCTTTTTAATCTAAAagatttttctatttctctcttgtatatacacatgcatattaAACACACACAGCATATatactacatatatatatatattatactagctcacaaaatcaagcaatcaaatatatacacatatatgcacTTGGATTATTTAATTTTACAAATTCCTTTATTTCCTTCAGCTAAGTTTCTAActtttcttggttttaagaatttgggttgttacaaCGTCATAGCCTAAGGTGCCATGTATCACTACCATGTGGAGGCTCACCTCGGCCCATCCAAGGCTGAGGCATCTTCGCCTTGCATAAGCCTTTCAGAATTTGCCCTTGACATCACTGAGAATATTCTAAAAGTATCAAATATGAAAACCAAATTATTGAAGATTTGAACTTATCTTTGTAAGTCTATCTCAAGACATCTACCTGCATTGGGGCCATATGGAAGCCCCTAAACATCTTCTAGAAGGAGGACAATTGACCTACGAGTTGGTCGTGGCCAACATGATAGGAGAGTCCTAGTGCCGTATGACACCCTCTTCTTATGCTGCGTGGCAACCAGAGGGAGCCGCCATGTTGCGATGACCAACTCCCAGCACTATATAAAGAAGACCCCCTCGATGTTTTCGTCATGGAAGATCTCAAGTCCAGAGTCAATCTCGGTGAAATGCTTTTAACTTTAGCTTTAGTTATCTAGACTAGTTTAGGCTAGTTTAGATGATCTAATTAGATTACGATGTTCTAATTAGATTAGGGTTTAGAGCAGGAACTACTGGCATCAAAATATGCTACAATGGTGATTTTATCTTATGTTTTGTGAAATATCAATAGCTTTTATATAGAAGATCTGCAATCATGTATTCCGTTTCGGACCTGACTATTATGCGTGCTCTTTGTCATTCGTCTAGTTCGTGATTAGATGACTAGCTGGTAGATATAATCATGGTGACCTATTAGTCAAAATTAGCACAATAATTAAGGTACGAGCTGAGTTAGGTAAACTAGACACATACTGATCATTCTGAACTCATATTCAATGAACAATTGAGGGTGTGTATATCTTTATGCTATGAACCATAACTATTTGCTACCGAGATAGTATTTAGTATATATCTCGCTAAGGTTGCAGAGGAGGATGCGCACACCAAGTAGGGGAATCCAACTGTCGCTCTCGAAGAAATGGAGTTCGGAGGgtattcttgtttttttttctttttgcgaaGGGGAAGGGATTTCATTCGTATATCAAGGAAAgaacatcccccagttacaaacACAACCAGTCAGTATCtcgaaaaaaaatagacaaggACTCCAAGGATCTTTCTGAACCTTCTTCCTTTGCCTCTCCTTGCGCCGCTACCAGCGTCGACAAGCCGAAATCAGCAATGCAGGTTGATGATGAACCTTCCATTCCCCAGACCGGAGTCAGCGTCAAGGCCCACACCTTGTTAAGCCGCAAAAACCAATGCCCAGAAACCTCCATCCGGACGCATGTGGACCACTAAATGAACATCGGCAGCCATGACGCGGAGCTCCGTCGGGAAGACTTCAAACTGGTACCACCAACCATAGGCTCATCGGAGTTGGAGGCCCAGCAGGCTTGTCCGACGCCACCGGAGCAAGAACCGGCGACTTGGAACTACAGACAAAACAAGGGGAAGCGAGAAATCCATCCCAAACGCATATTCAACAAAGCAACTACCATCACAAACCTCCCAAGACCGCCGCCAGAGAGATTGATGAAGCTGTCGACCGCGCTGGAGACCGTCTGGAGGACCAAAACTATCTTAGGATAGTTTGGTGTAGCTGTACTGTTTGGTTGGCGTCTGCggtgattttcttttttctgattttgaGATGGACGGAGGGGATTTCATTTTTTAAGATGGACGACTTTCCAAATGCGGGATTCACGGATTAGTTAATTGGGTTTGCAATTTAGGAAAGAAAAGAGGAGCGAAGTAATTGGTGATTGATTCGGAGTTACCATATAAATTGTATTTAGTATTTAATGGGATATAACATAGAAGCAACGTGTACTGTTTGATCTAGGGATTCGATGGCCGAGTTCTTTTGGACCTGTCAAACTAGTACTTTTCTAGTTTAGATACACAGTTAAAATAACTGAGCTAATTGAGATCAATTAGCACTACTCTTTCTATACATGGCGAATCGTTctgcactggagtatttcttttACAGCGAGTGGCCGGCCTGATGTGCTTCTGGACATAATACTGTTGACCAATCAGGAGAAGCAAGAAACACATGAGTGTGTGCGTATGCAAACAAGAGAAATTTTCTACATGTCAAGGTCTCCTTTCCATTTCCACCTCACCACCACGGTGAGTTTTATCTAATCacaactcactttttttttggcgaattcagaaaaaaatatatattcttctttttcaTTCGTGTTATTCTTTCTAGAAcaacatccccccccccccccccgcctcaGTATAATGAGGATGGAAATCTTATTCGGTGCTATCCAAACGgttgaaaagaagaaaacattGGAGCACACGTGTGCATTCTTACGTTTGTTTGTTCTATTCTCAtgccttttattttatttttgaggtAAATCTTCTCTTGACATTTTAATAACAGTGCAGAATATGTGCCAACGTCTGGAAATGTTCTGTCACTAATGGTGAAATGCCTAAATTCAATTGAAATTTTTCTTAAGTATTCCAGGTTGAGAGTGTTGACTGACTCTTCAGGCAAATCCATCAGTAAAAAAATCCCCCGAAAGCTTGCATATCAATTATCAACATGCGTGCTTTTGGGCTTTATTATTCCATTCGGCGAATATATACAGTACAACAAACTAAAGTACTTATTCAGTTAATAAACTACTAAGTACAGGTTGAACAGGAAAAGATGCAGATTGGCATATGCACACATTGCCAATAAACTACTATCAAAGCACACATCATTCAGGCCACTACTGAAGTAGCAGCACAGATCAAGCACTTGCTTATTTCAATTGCTGCTACTTTCTGGTGCATTCTATGCTCTCTAGCAACTCACAGCATGTGGGAGCTATaagaaattgtatttttttaggAGAGGAAGAGGCTTTACATTTGTCAGCTTGCTGCTTATCCTCCTAAAGTGTGAGCAATTATTCGGATTGGCACCACTTGAGAGGCTTTGTTCTTGCTCCCCATGGAGATTGCAAGATTAGCTGCAGCAACTGTGCTCTCAGAGCCAGTAAGCATCTCATATGTGCCACTGCTGCAAGTTGAGCTGCACTGTCTGTCTATATGCCGTCACTGTTCTTGAAGCATGTTTGCAGCAGCGTAGAAGTGCTGGTCTGTGAGTGAAGCCCTGTCCAGCCTAACAGTGCCCTCCATTTCAGCAATAATGCTACTCGTAGCATGATGTGTTGTTGGTTATCACTGACCACTGGTTTGTGTCAACTCTGAACAGAAACTGATTGCCTGAGATGGTTTACTGATCGCTTGGCAGCTTTTTCTTTCTTAGAAAATAGAAACTTGTTCCCGCCTCTGCATGATAGAATGCATACGGCATGCACACCATGAAATTGTGAAACACGTTTGGGTTCAGTAGTCGGCCGGGCTGGGTCGATCGGGGCCAATGTTAATTGTGTGCCGAAGAGTAGCCCGGCCCGGGTAAGGCCCTACCTGTTGCTAAGTGCTAACCCTGAACAGCCACTGGACAAGCTGGGCTTGACTGGGCCAGACCTGACCAGTTGCTGCCGCAATTGTTTGACCAGCACAACACTGCACAGAAGAGGCTGGAGAATGTTGCACACTGGACTGCACTGCAGCTATCAGTCAGTTTGGTTGTGATTGCGATTTGTCGAGCGTTTGTGAACCGTTGATCTAACAAATTTGTTAAAAGAGATGTGatactttgagtagatgaatcatagAAGAACACATAAGGATTTTTATATAGATTCGGATCTCTTTGAGGATATTAAACTTAcgtcatatttatcttgtattgatttgagtCTATTATAAAGAGTACGTGGCTAGTttagataaatctaaatctagtcgaCGACTTACTTGCTTGGCTTCAGATATCTTCTGACTTGTAGAAAGGTTTGTGCGATTTATTCGACTCCCTATCGAACTCTTCTCCGCAGAGGGCCTatgctccatatatataggaaGCGTACATACTCTTGAgtctttatttctatatttagaGATAAATTTTTCTATTTACAAGATGTTCTAGGTATCTATGTATAGTTTCTTTTTCATCCATAGATCCTTCtcctagagatagagatatactatgagatttataaaaaatcataagataTCTGATATGGTAGTTATTCTATAGTTATCGTGGCAATGAATGGCAATTAGGCATATATCCCCAGGAGCAAAAGGCAAAAGCCATGcatccccccctctctctctggtGCTCCTTCTCCTTTCTATCACCACCAATTCCAATTCCCTCCACAAATTCCCCCTGCatatatatactccctccgtttctgATAGCGCCTCCTCACCATTGCGCTCATTAAAACAACaccatttctttctttctctctttcaagAACAGCAGCGCAAAGCACAGGCACGTACAAGCTCAAGATCACACATCCTTACCCAGTGGTATGGTTCCCACTCTTTGTTCAATTCCAGCCTTGCTGTGGTGTTTTGTCGTCGTCTTTTCCGCGGCGGGCGATGGCGGTggcacggcggcggtggcggcattGGACACGCAGAGTATGTACCTTTCTAAGATGAAGGATGAGTTCGCCGGGCCGGGGATGTCGAGGTGGGACTTCACGTCGCGGGCGCCGGACTACTGCAGGTTCCAGGGCGTCGTTTGCGACAAAGGCGGTAACGTCACCGGCATCGACGTCACGTCGTGGCAGCTGGTGGGCAGGCTCCCCCCGGGCGTCTGCGCGGCTCTTCCGGCGCTCCGGGAGCTCCGGATGGGGTACAACGACATCCGCGGCGGCTTCCCGCTCGGCCTGCTCAACTGCACCTTCCTCGAGGTGCTCAACGTGAGCTTCTCCGGTGTGTCGGGCGCCGTGCCGGACCTGTCCCCGATGCGGGCGCTTCGGGTGCTCGACATGTCCAACAACCTCTTCTCCGGCACGTTCCCGACGTCCATCGCCAACGTCACCACCCTCGAGGTCGTCAACTTCAACGAGAACCCCGGCTTCGACATCTGGCGGCCTCCGGAGTCGCTGATGGCGCTGCGGCGCATCCGCGTGCTCATCCTCTCCACCACGTCCATGCGCGGCAGCATCCCGGCGTGGCTCGGCAACATGACGTCGCTCACCGACCTCGAGCTCAGCGGCAACTACCTCACCGGGCGCATCCCGCTGTCACTCGCGCGCCTCACCAATCTGCAGCTCCTCGAGCTCTACTACAACGAGCTGGAAAGCGGCATCCCCGCGGAGATCGGCAACCTCTCGCAGCTCACTGACATCGACCTGTCCGAGAACCGGCTCACGGGCGGCATCCCGGAGGCCCTGTGCGCGCTGCCCAACCTGCAAGTGCTCCAGATGTACACCAACCACCTCACCGGCCCCTTTCCGGCTGTGCTCGGCAACTCGACGCAGCTCCGCATCCTCTCGGTGTACCGCAACCAGCTCAcaggcgagcttcccgccgacCTCGGCCGGTACTCGCCGCTGAACGTGATCGAGGTGTCGGAGAACCAGCTCACCGGACCCCTGCCGCCGTACGCCTGCGCCAACGGCCAGCTCCAGTACATCCTCGTGCTGAGCAACCTCCTCTCCGGCGCCATTCCGGAGGCCTACGCCAAATGCACGCCTCTCCTCCGCTTCCGCGTGAGCAACAACCACCTGGAGGGCGACGTCCCGGTGGGCATCTTCAGCCTCCCGCACGCCTCCATCGTCGACCTCTCCTACAACCACCTGACCGGGTCGGTGCCCGCGGCGGTGGCGAGCGCCCAGAACCTGACCTCGCTGTTCGCGGCCAACAACCGGATGTCCGGTGAGATCCCGCCGGAGATCGCCGGCGCCTCGGGATTCGTGAAGATCGACCTAAGCAACAACTTCATCGGCGGGCCGATCCCGGCGACCGTGGGGCGGCTGGAGCGGCTGAACCAGCTGTCACTGCAGGGCAACCAGCTGAACGGCTCCATCCCGGAGTCGCTCGCCGACCTGAGGAGCCTGAACGTGCTGAACCTGTCGTACAACGCGCTGTCCGGCGCCATCCCAGAGTCGCTTTGCACGCTGCTGCCCAATTCGCTGGACTTCTCCAACAACAACCTGTCGGGTCCCGTGCCGCTGCCGCTCATCAAGGAGGGGCTGCTGGAGAGCGTGGCGGGGAACCCGGGGCTGTGCGTGGCGTTCCGGCTGAACCTGACGGACCCGACGCTGCCGCTGTGCCCGCGGCCGAGTCTGCGACGGGGGCTGGCCGGGGACGTGTGGGTAGTTGGGGTGTGCGCGCTGGCGTGCGTGGTGGCGACGCTGGTGCTAGCGCGGCGGTGGGTGCTGCGGGCGCGGCAGGACGCGGAACAGGACGGGGCGCcgacgtcgccggcgtcgaGCTCGTCGTACGACGTGACGAATTTCCACAAGCTGAGCTTCGACCAGCACGAGATCCTCGAGGCGCTGATAGACAAGAACATCGTGGGCCATGGGGGATCCGGGACAGTGTACAAGATCGAACTGAGCAGCGGCGAGCTGGTGGCGGTGAAGAAGCTGTGGGTGTCGACGCGGCGGTCCAAGAAGCACCAGCAGCACGATACGGCCGTGACCGGCGGCTGGCTGGGTGATCGCGAGCTGCGCACGGAGGTGGAGACGCTGGGCAGCATCCGGCATAAGAACATCGTGAAGCTCTACTGCTGCTACTCCGGCGTCGACAGCAACCTGCTGGTGTACGAGTACATGCCCAACGGCAACCTGTGGGAGGCGCTCCACGGGTGCTTCCTGCTGCTGGACTGGCCGACGCGCCACCGCGTCGCGCTCGGCGTCGCGCAGGGCCTCGCCTACCTCCACCACGACCTCATGTTACCCATCGTCCACCGCGACATCAAGTCCTCCAACATCCTCCTCGACGCTGACTTCGAGCCCAAAGTGGCTGATTTCGGTATCGCCAAGGTGCTCCAGGCACGCGGCGCCGCCGACCGCGACGCATCGACCACCACCATCGCCGGCACCTACGGCTACCTCGCGCCAGGTACTTCAATTTCTAACCCTGATAGATAAATAATTGTGCATGCAATGGAATGCAATGCATCCTGttgaattaaatatttttttgacctGAATTTTAATTAACTAACGTGCATGCGCCATGAGCAGAGTACGCCTACTCGTCCAAGGCGACGACCAAGtgcgacgtgtacagcttcggcgtGGTGCTGATAGAGCTGACCACGGGGAGGAAGCCCATCGAGCCGGAATTCGGCGACACGCGCGACATCGTGCACTGGATCTCCGGCAAAGtgtccgccggcgccgaggcggATGCGCTCGACAAGCGCCTGGCGTGGAGCCCCTACAAGGAGGAGATGGTGCAGGCGCTGCGCGTCGCCGTGCGCTGCACCTGCAGCATCCCAGGCCTCCGCCCCACCATGGCCGACGTCGTCCAGATGCTCGCCGAGGCCGGGCCCGCCGCCGGCCGGACGCCCAACGACAACAAGGACTCCTCCGGCGAGCCCAAACTAGCTAGTCCATAGGAAGCATTAATTACGACTAGCTACTTGTCACTGCTCACTGGTGCAACGAACCATGCAAGTGACAATCAAATGAAGAGGTGAGGTCCAGTTGATTAGGCAAGAACATTAGTATCAAGTACtcgattattattattatatactAATTGAGAGGCTTAATTACATAATGATACAAGCATGCAAGTTGTAAAGATTGTTCGCTCTTGCACTACgagatatatatacatatgtatatatagtgtAGCTAGGTAGATAGCTTTACTGGGTCGTTCTCCTGAAGTGTATCGTCACTCACACACATACTGCTTGGTGTTTAAGCAGAATCTGATGCTCTGAGTGGACCAAGAAAAATGTATCATACATGGATGGAAACAAATATATTGGTGCATTCAACTTTGAAATGTTCCTTTCTCTTTGGATCCATGGACTCTTCTTTTTCATCCTTTTCGCTTCGACTTTTGCTTGTGCATGCTTTTGTTTTGGTGAGAGTGATGGCAAGGATTAGGGCAGCTAGCTACATGATGAGAGTTTTTGCAGCTGTGTAGGTGTTTTCACTTAATTTATTtgatcctttttttcttttcttttggttaaAGGAAAATAACTCGTGAAAGAAGATTTTGGCTGCAAGTG
Proteins encoded:
- the LOC133906599 gene encoding receptor protein-tyrosine kinase CEPR1-like, translated to MVPTLCSIPALLWCFVVVFSAAGDGGGTAAVAALDTQSMYLSKMKDEFAGPGMSRWDFTSRAPDYCRFQGVVCDKGGNVTGIDVTSWQLVGRLPPGVCAALPALRELRMGYNDIRGGFPLGLLNCTFLEVLNVSFSGVSGAVPDLSPMRALRVLDMSNNLFSGTFPTSIANVTTLEVVNFNENPGFDIWRPPESLMALRRIRVLILSTTSMRGSIPAWLGNMTSLTDLELSGNYLTGRIPLSLARLTNLQLLELYYNELESGIPAEIGNLSQLTDIDLSENRLTGGIPEALCALPNLQVLQMYTNHLTGPFPAVLGNSTQLRILSVYRNQLTGELPADLGRYSPLNVIEVSENQLTGPLPPYACANGQLQYILVLSNLLSGAIPEAYAKCTPLLRFRVSNNHLEGDVPVGIFSLPHASIVDLSYNHLTGSVPAAVASAQNLTSLFAANNRMSGEIPPEIAGASGFVKIDLSNNFIGGPIPATVGRLERLNQLSLQGNQLNGSIPESLADLRSLNVLNLSYNALSGAIPESLCTLLPNSLDFSNNNLSGPVPLPLIKEGLLESVAGNPGLCVAFRLNLTDPTLPLCPRPSLRRGLAGDVWVVGVCALACVVATLVLARRWVLRARQDAEQDGAPTSPASSSSYDVTNFHKLSFDQHEILEALIDKNIVGHGGSGTVYKIELSSGELVAVKKLWVSTRRSKKHQQHDTAVTGGWLGDRELRTEVETLGSIRHKNIVKLYCCYSGVDSNLLVYEYMPNGNLWEALHGCFLLLDWPTRHRVALGVAQGLAYLHHDLMLPIVHRDIKSSNILLDADFEPKVADFGIAKVLQARGAADRDASTTTIAGTYGYLAPEYAYSSKATTKCDVYSFGVVLIELTTGRKPIEPEFGDTRDIVHWISGKVSAGAEADALDKRLAWSPYKEEMVQALRVAVRCTCSIPGLRPTMADVVQMLAEAGPAAGRTPNDNKDSSGEPKLASP